Proteins from one Myxococcales bacterium genomic window:
- a CDS encoding CBS domain-containing protein produces the protein MDNAIRPRAEHARQVQLARASQPATESGPSVSRLMCRDPVLVDFRMRADVARRLLRARGVHFALVARDRRLFGVVFGEALEAARPFSSLEEIANRNPPRLLETDTLERAAKFALETGADGLPVMAENGELVGVLTRRQLRTAGFLPGERGIDLCSSCGSTHDLDASTEGAPAFCLECLRAIPSDTLNEVYGTLGGSG, from the coding sequence ATGGATAACGCGATACGACCAAGGGCGGAGCACGCCCGCCAAGTTCAGCTCGCCCGAGCGTCGCAGCCCGCGACCGAGAGCGGGCCCAGCGTCTCTCGTCTGATGTGCCGCGATCCGGTGCTGGTCGACTTCCGCATGCGAGCCGACGTCGCGCGCCGACTGCTCCGGGCTCGCGGCGTACACTTTGCGCTGGTTGCCCGGGACCGCCGCTTGTTCGGCGTGGTGTTCGGGGAAGCGCTGGAGGCTGCTCGTCCGTTCTCGTCACTGGAAGAGATCGCGAACCGCAATCCGCCGCGGCTGCTCGAAACCGACACGCTGGAAAGGGCGGCGAAGTTCGCCCTCGAAACCGGCGCGGATGGTCTGCCCGTGATGGCGGAGAACGGGGAGCTCGTGGGGGTCTTGACCCGGCGTCAGCTGCGGACTGCCGGGTTTTTGCCGGGCGAGCGCGGAATCGATTTGTGCTCGTCGTGCGGCAGCACCCACGACTTGGACGCGTCCACGGAGGGCGCGCCCGCGTTCTGTTTGGAGTGCCTGCGGGCAATCCCGAGCGACACGCTCAACGAGGTGTACGGGACGCTCGGCGGCAGCGGCTGA
- a CDS encoding protein kinase translates to MKPVVAQATPFRVIQGGAATGAEVSGGLVGSYLGEYRLVEYIGRGGMADVYAAVRQVAPGVTGRFALKLFLRKLGEKERLTDLFFHEARLSTMLSHPNLVKGFDLGVADGSPYLVMELVDGVACDVFQSWGGAHPLPAPLALMIVSRVLGALDFVHNAADPAGRPLGIVHQDVSPDNVLVGRLGEVKLGDFGVAKSALGPSLPAPRLFGKIGYMSPEQVGGQPTDARSDLFSAGVVMAELLLGHRLFDRDSELELLVQAFDCEVDDSLAELQPRVRAATTDVLRRALARDPAARFQTAKEFERAVREAAIQLGDLPTEVDLIVWLLERGLVGKASGVRIAANARGRTAADVEGKIDAARLMVMTARANPTLGCAPERLTLRVSPSTFTVLEPNGRVAGGLSLAQLLGHLATGRFRAGAEVCELGGPPKPARSVAALRFTANAPAYQFDDAAEQRVAWRMPFERTRLPSLLFSLARTRATGLLALKAGPRHKRVYYQDGSPCFVASTEPSELFGRAVLAAGILDEDQLDEVVAWAAQQGRRLGDALVASGLAAAGPVLRLLVAQFEQRFIEIGNWVEGSISFTPGLRPGLRAPRRIGSAGSWPAAVVRRCYSDAEVEALVNPLRGLPLVLSGKPEEHDLGLLAHEHTVLARLEEPCELEALEQSLCRDGTATRSQAQRALFWGLSAGLVVSTSPSENVGFITSSS, encoded by the coding sequence ATGAAGCCTGTTGTCGCCCAAGCCACACCCTTCCGGGTCATTCAAGGAGGTGCCGCCACCGGGGCGGAAGTGTCGGGCGGACTGGTCGGCAGCTACCTCGGAGAATACCGGCTGGTCGAGTACATCGGCCGCGGCGGCATGGCGGACGTCTACGCCGCGGTGCGACAGGTCGCGCCGGGGGTCACCGGGCGCTTCGCGCTCAAGCTGTTCCTGCGCAAGCTCGGAGAAAAGGAGCGCCTGACAGACCTGTTCTTTCACGAGGCCAGGCTCAGCACGATGCTGTCCCATCCGAATCTGGTGAAGGGCTTCGACCTCGGAGTCGCGGATGGCTCTCCCTACCTGGTGATGGAGCTCGTCGATGGCGTAGCGTGCGACGTGTTTCAAAGCTGGGGCGGCGCGCATCCGCTCCCGGCACCGCTCGCGCTGATGATCGTCAGCCGTGTGCTTGGTGCCCTCGACTTCGTCCACAACGCCGCGGATCCCGCGGGTCGGCCCCTCGGCATCGTTCATCAAGACGTGTCCCCGGACAATGTTTTGGTCGGGCGCTTGGGAGAGGTGAAGCTCGGCGATTTTGGCGTCGCGAAGAGCGCGCTCGGCCCCAGCCTGCCGGCTCCGCGGCTGTTCGGAAAGATCGGCTACATGTCGCCGGAGCAGGTCGGCGGCCAGCCCACGGACGCGCGAAGTGATCTGTTCTCCGCCGGCGTCGTGATGGCGGAGTTGCTGCTGGGCCATCGGCTGTTCGACCGCGACAGCGAGCTGGAGCTCCTGGTCCAGGCGTTCGATTGCGAGGTGGACGACTCCCTGGCCGAGCTGCAGCCGCGCGTCCGTGCAGCCACTACCGACGTCCTGCGACGAGCGTTGGCTCGCGATCCCGCCGCGCGCTTCCAGACCGCCAAAGAGTTCGAGCGAGCCGTTCGCGAGGCCGCGATCCAGCTGGGTGACCTCCCGACCGAAGTGGACTTGATCGTGTGGTTGTTGGAGCGCGGTCTGGTCGGCAAGGCCAGCGGAGTGCGAATCGCCGCCAATGCCCGGGGCCGAACGGCAGCGGATGTCGAAGGGAAGATCGACGCCGCACGGCTGATGGTGATGACCGCGCGCGCGAATCCAACCCTCGGGTGCGCCCCCGAGCGGCTGACCCTCCGCGTCAGTCCCTCGACATTCACGGTGCTCGAACCCAACGGCAGGGTTGCGGGCGGTCTCTCCCTGGCCCAATTGCTGGGCCACCTGGCGACTGGCCGCTTCCGCGCGGGCGCGGAGGTCTGCGAGCTCGGTGGGCCACCCAAACCAGCCCGCTCCGTGGCAGCACTCCGCTTCACCGCCAACGCCCCTGCTTATCAGTTCGACGATGCGGCGGAGCAACGCGTGGCGTGGCGCATGCCCTTCGAGCGCACGCGCTTGCCGTCGCTGCTCTTCAGCTTGGCGCGCACCCGCGCCACCGGGCTCTTGGCCCTGAAGGCCGGGCCGCGGCACAAGCGGGTTTATTACCAGGACGGCTCGCCTTGTTTCGTTGCCAGCACCGAGCCTTCGGAGCTGTTCGGCAGGGCGGTGCTCGCGGCCGGGATCTTGGATGAAGACCAGCTGGACGAGGTCGTGGCCTGGGCGGCGCAGCAAGGTCGACGCCTCGGAGACGCCCTCGTTGCGAGCGGGCTCGCGGCGGCAGGTCCAGTCCTCCGACTCTTGGTCGCGCAGTTCGAGCAGCGCTTCATCGAGATTGGGAACTGGGTCGAGGGCAGCATCTCGTTCACGCCCGGCTTGCGGCCGGGGCTGCGGGCTCCCAGACGGATCGGCTCAGCGGGGTCGTGGCCTGCTGCCGTCGTCCGACGCTGCTACTCCGACGCGGAGGTCGAAGCGTTGGTGAACCCGCTCCGGGGGCTGCCGCTGGTTTTGTCGGGGAAGCCCGAGGAGCACGACCTCGGGCTGTTGGCGCATGAGCATACCGTACTCGCGCGGCTCGAGGAGCCGTGCGAGCTCGAAGCTCTCGAACAGAGTCTGTGTAGAGACGGAACGGCAACCCGCAGCCAGGCCCAGCGCGCGCTATTTTGGGGACTCAGCGCGGGACTGGTCGTGTCGACGAGCCCCAGCGAAAATGTGGGGTTCATCACCAGCTCCTCGTGA
- a CDS encoding TetR/AcrR family transcriptional regulator: MSTPAKRGRPPDRPDRRESVLDAALHCFVDRGFYGTAIPEIAKRAGVAAGTIYHYFDSKEVLVNTLFRTWKMAIAQRVFTKFPHEAGAREQFRVMWHEMIAFARENPSAFAFIELHNHASYLDDESRAVDGTLKGFARSVIQQAQTDGLLKPLDATVLMELVFGAFVGMMRAHWEGRFELNDDVIAQAEQACWDTVRAPRTPE; the protein is encoded by the coding sequence ATGTCTACCCCAGCCAAGCGCGGTCGGCCCCCCGACCGCCCGGACCGACGCGAGTCGGTGCTCGACGCGGCTCTGCATTGCTTCGTGGATCGCGGCTTCTACGGCACGGCGATCCCCGAAATTGCCAAGCGCGCTGGCGTGGCCGCCGGCACCATCTATCACTACTTCGACAGTAAAGAAGTGCTGGTCAACACGCTCTTTCGCACCTGGAAGATGGCGATAGCTCAGCGCGTCTTCACGAAGTTCCCCCACGAGGCCGGCGCGCGCGAGCAGTTCCGCGTCATGTGGCACGAGATGATCGCCTTCGCACGCGAGAACCCCAGCGCCTTCGCCTTCATCGAGCTACACAACCATGCGTCGTACCTCGACGACGAGAGTCGCGCCGTCGATGGCACCCTGAAAGGCTTCGCTCGCAGCGTAATCCAGCAGGCACAGACCGACGGCCTGCTCAAGCCGCTCGACGCGACCGTGCTGATGGAGCTCGTGTTCGGCGCTTTTGTGGGCATGATGCGGGCGCACTGGGAAGGTCGCTTCGAGTTGAACGATGACGTGATCGCTCAGGCCGAACAAGCCTGCTGGGACACGGTGCGCGCGCCGCGCACCCCGGAGTAA
- a CDS encoding DksA/TraR family C4-type zinc finger protein: MAVGWARDGAVQEQIDATVESEIARVRSRRPVTESLTHCEDCGEEIPRARREAVAGVRRCVQCQTDHDNQQVALSPYNRRGSLATSRVRAMITGRHGRT; the protein is encoded by the coding sequence ATGGCTGTTGGCTGGGCTCGCGACGGGGCAGTTCAGGAGCAGATCGACGCGACGGTGGAGAGTGAGATCGCTCGCGTCCGGAGCCGGCGACCGGTGACCGAGAGCCTCACTCACTGTGAGGACTGTGGCGAGGAGATCCCGAGGGCGCGGCGCGAAGCCGTTGCGGGCGTGCGCCGCTGCGTTCAGTGCCAGACTGACCACGACAACCAGCAAGTTGCGCTGAGCCCGTACAACCGGCGCGGCAGCCTGGCCACTTCGCGCGTCCGCGCGATGATCACGGGCCGGCACGGCCGCACGTGA
- a CDS encoding phosphodiester glycosidase family protein — translation MTQWLRALLAVACVVLVRSPAVAADSWSEPFPGVKRLHRQTSTQNINALVVDLCTPGISLRGTASGERKKKTSSFGAAVGAQAAINGDFFSFTDYSTNGPAAHAGQVWGGSDHGYVAPLAFGANRAEIYPHEAGGGPEAWAQELVSGHPTVLWGGVKRDNNGDPLCTARHPRTAVGLSADRRKLVMTVVDGRKANQLGYTCDELSALLKELGANDGMNLDGGGSSTMWLGGSVISQPSDSTGERTVGNHLALFAGGNGAAAHCPVPDYRAEFVGAGGWPGGTKMTLSPGEEATGYLEYKNTGKATWKAGVTKLGTSEPRDHEAVFAHSSWPSPNRLAVLDQDVLPSAVGRFSFTLQAPDEPGEYVEHLNLVQEAVTWFSDSGGPKDDVNWLKVTVVDLAEPPQSETGGAGGWAGEPSLGEGGDATTPSSGQRTKLMSDGSEGCATRPLPRSTQPGQGLLSFVLALMAWRRSGRRAAGRSRASARDTL, via the coding sequence GTGACCCAGTGGCTCCGCGCTCTCCTTGCCGTCGCCTGCGTGGTGCTCGTGCGCTCGCCCGCAGTCGCCGCCGACTCCTGGTCTGAGCCGTTCCCGGGTGTGAAGCGCCTCCACCGGCAGACCAGTACGCAGAACATCAACGCGCTCGTGGTCGATCTCTGCACGCCGGGCATCTCGTTGCGCGGCACCGCCTCCGGCGAACGCAAGAAGAAGACGTCCAGCTTTGGCGCGGCGGTGGGCGCGCAAGCCGCCATCAACGGCGACTTCTTCAGCTTCACCGACTACTCGACCAACGGTCCGGCGGCGCATGCCGGCCAAGTCTGGGGCGGAAGCGACCACGGCTACGTCGCGCCGCTCGCCTTCGGCGCGAATCGCGCCGAAATCTACCCGCACGAAGCCGGCGGAGGTCCCGAAGCGTGGGCCCAAGAGCTGGTGAGCGGTCACCCCACCGTGCTCTGGGGCGGCGTGAAGCGCGACAACAACGGAGACCCATTGTGTACCGCGCGCCACCCGCGCACCGCGGTCGGCTTGTCCGCCGACCGACGCAAGCTGGTCATGACCGTGGTCGATGGTCGCAAGGCGAACCAGCTCGGCTACACCTGTGACGAGCTCTCGGCGCTGCTCAAAGAGCTGGGGGCCAACGACGGAATGAACCTCGATGGCGGGGGATCGTCGACGATGTGGCTGGGTGGCAGCGTGATCAGTCAACCGTCGGACAGCACCGGCGAGCGCACGGTGGGGAACCACCTGGCCCTCTTCGCCGGGGGCAACGGCGCCGCGGCGCACTGTCCTGTCCCGGACTATCGCGCAGAGTTCGTGGGCGCCGGAGGCTGGCCAGGGGGCACCAAAATGACGCTCTCACCGGGAGAAGAGGCCACCGGATATCTCGAATACAAGAACACCGGCAAAGCCACCTGGAAGGCCGGCGTGACCAAGCTCGGCACGAGCGAGCCGCGGGATCACGAGGCTGTGTTCGCCCACTCGAGCTGGCCGAGCCCGAACCGCCTCGCGGTGCTGGACCAGGACGTGTTACCGAGCGCAGTCGGCCGCTTCAGCTTCACCTTGCAGGCGCCGGACGAGCCTGGCGAGTATGTCGAACACCTGAACTTGGTACAGGAAGCGGTCACGTGGTTCTCCGACTCCGGCGGGCCCAAGGACGACGTCAACTGGCTGAAGGTCACGGTCGTCGACCTCGCCGAGCCGCCACAGTCGGAGACGGGGGGTGCGGGCGGCTGGGCTGGCGAGCCGTCGCTCGGGGAGGGCGGCGACGCCACTACTCCGAGCAGCGGCCAGCGCACGAAGCTGATGAGCGATGGCAGTGAAGGTTGCGCGACGCGCCCCCTGCCCCGCTCGACGCAACCGGGGCAAGGCCTGCTGTCGTTCGTGCTCGCGCTGATGGCGTGGCGGAGATCAGGCCGCCGGGCAGCAGGGCGTTCTCGAGCATCAGCTCGCGACACGCTCTGA
- a CDS encoding sigma-70 family RNA polymerase sigma factor, giving the protein MVTSADVLLPAESGDADAKAEGAAALATAQDRDELAGVWRLLRRLGVAEADVDDATQQVLLVAIERQTSIRPGRRRAFLYGTALRVAREVARRRQPSVDVDEHEMPDIELPHTEDLVERHRARELLDELLERMPFDLRAVFVLFEIEELSTKEIAQVLELPRGTVASRLRRAREDFTARLTRLEAKRPGRGGHK; this is encoded by the coding sequence ATGGTGACTAGCGCGGACGTCCTGCTCCCGGCCGAGTCTGGCGACGCCGACGCGAAGGCGGAGGGCGCTGCCGCTCTGGCCACCGCGCAAGATCGGGACGAATTGGCGGGCGTGTGGCGCCTGCTGCGCCGCCTCGGGGTGGCCGAGGCCGACGTCGACGATGCGACCCAGCAAGTCCTGCTCGTTGCGATCGAGCGCCAAACCTCGATCCGCCCGGGCCGGAGGCGCGCCTTTCTCTACGGGACAGCGCTGCGCGTAGCCCGAGAAGTTGCGAGGCGGCGACAGCCATCCGTCGATGTGGACGAGCACGAGATGCCTGACATCGAGCTGCCCCACACCGAGGACCTGGTGGAGCGCCACCGGGCCCGTGAGTTGCTCGACGAGCTCCTGGAACGGATGCCGTTCGATCTGCGCGCGGTGTTCGTGTTGTTCGAGATCGAGGAGCTCTCCACGAAGGAGATCGCGCAGGTGCTGGAGCTCCCGAGAGGCACGGTGGCGTCGCGGTTGCGGCGAGCACGTGAGGACTTCACGGCACGCCTGACCAGACTAGAGGCGAAACGTCCGGGCCGCGGAGGTCACAAATGA
- a CDS encoding nucleotidyltransferase: MVDLAFTAAERTFLEALEDHGVRYMIVGVSAAVLQGADTVTADVDLWFADKADAGIGEAARRAGGVWVPGNFGMMPPMLGGENLGDRFDVVLTLSGLEDFETEALTAKRIEVDGLSVPVLPLERIIVSKRAAGRAKDVAVLPALQAALAASRDQI, encoded by the coding sequence ATGGTCGACCTCGCGTTCACGGCCGCTGAACGCACCTTTCTCGAGGCGCTCGAGGATCATGGCGTCCGCTACATGATCGTCGGCGTCAGCGCTGCGGTGCTGCAGGGAGCGGACACCGTTACAGCGGACGTCGACTTATGGTTCGCAGACAAGGCGGACGCGGGCATCGGGGAGGCCGCGCGCCGCGCAGGCGGAGTTTGGGTTCCTGGGAATTTCGGCATGATGCCGCCGATGTTGGGGGGCGAAAATTTGGGCGACCGGTTCGATGTCGTTCTCACCTTGTCGGGTCTCGAGGATTTTGAAACCGAGGCGCTCACGGCCAAGAGGATCGAAGTCGACGGCTTGTCGGTCCCAGTGCTGCCTCTCGAACGCATCATCGTCTCGAAGCGCGCCGCCGGTCGCGCAAAGGATGTCGCCGTGTTGCCCGCGCTCCAGGCCGCGCTCGCCGCGTCTCGAGACCAGATCTGA